CATCATGTTCTCCATCAAAATCTCAACACACACAacactctgaaaacagaaatgagcagTGATGCTCTCCAGAAatcaatgggtccctatgagaTGAAGCTGCCCGAAGCAGCTTGCATGGCATCCCCTCTAAGAATGAAATGCTGATTcctctgcaaaagcagagctcGAGGCTCCCTCTGCTGGGTCCCAAATAATgatagaaggagaaaataaacttttttagCTCCATGGAGGGCTAACTcagccaccagctgctgccagtCTTCCCACCGTATGCATTAAGGACAGCACACCAACAGCATGCTGCCCACCTGTCCCCACACAGAGCCATGCCAGAAACCATCCACACAGCCTGGGAAAACACCCGGAGTCATTTGGCTGTACAGTTTTATTTACCAGTTGCAGTTACAGTTACAAATTGTCCCACACAAGTGAAGCCGTTCCCACCACCAACACTGCCAAGCTACAAAAACTATTCTCTTCTCTATACAACGTCACCACTGCAGGATTTGTTTCTGTACATTGTTGCTGACCATATATAACAAAAATTCTCAATGTTTTTGGCTCTGAGAGTCTCCACAAAGGCAAGGTGATGATCTTATCCCATTGGAactgagatttcttttccttcctttcctctcccctcctttcAGCAGCTTCTTTTCATGGCTTTGTTGTAGAATCCAAATGAATGAAGACTGCCTGGACACAAGCAGTTGGAAGCATAACACAAAGAAACCACTGTCTATAAGTAATCCAGGAAATAAACAGTGAGCAAAACCATCCTGAAGCATTTCAAGCAATGTTTCACCTTAGATGTGCCTGCTCGTAAGTACAAATACCCAAGTACTATTTGGTAAAGAGGTTGCATAAATGCTCATAACAATTTATTTAACATAAAGCAGACTTCTACAGAAGTACACCATCACCTTACAAGAGACAccagaaatgtaaaagcaagGAGCCACAGTGGATCAGAAAAGAGTAAATGTTTCCAGAAGAACCCCAAGGGAAGAACTATACCAAAATCAAATATTGCTTTAAGGGTAACTTCCAATGTTCAGCAGTTCCAAAACACTGGAGAAAGATATACACATTACAAATGCAACTCTTGCAACGTGGTGAAGGGCAGCTCACACACAAAGGCTCCTTCCCCAGGAGAAGGCAGATCTACACGCAGAAGCAACTGGTGCATGATGCTGGTAACACACACAGAGCAACGCTCAGagtgaaagcagcagggaaaagatTCCTTCTAGTCCCAACCTTCTTTTATTTATCAACAgtctgcccagctctgtgcaacACAACACTGCAGAGGTAACATGGATTGACAAACACAAGCAAGACTGAGCAGCTTACAGTACAGCCCTACCAACAACCAGCTGCAAAGCAAGTTCAGATGTGCATTTattacacagcagcagctttccagtcCTGTTGTGAGATAGGAAGTAACTGAGTGTCAAAAAAGTACACTAAGTTTGCCAGGACAAAGGCACACACACCAGCAGCCTCCACAGCTGTGGGTAACTTGGTTGCATAGATACATCTTTACCATTTTGTTATGCTGTTCAGGAAAAAAGGGATAGCATAACTCACATTTAAAAGCAATCACTTCAGTTCAGGCTGCCAGCCTGGGTGATACAACTTCACTTCTCAGGCTGCTTTGTTAATCTTGAGTTCCACATTTTATGCCCTGAATACCTCAGTGCATAACATCCTGCTACACCTCCAAAGCAATGCTGGAAAGTCTGCATGGTCCTCAGCACCGGTGAATTAAGAACTAATTCTAAGCCTTCACATCTTTCTCACCCCtacaagaacaaaaactgaGTCCAAAAAAGTCAGGAAGAGATTTTTAACATCACCACTTACCACAACACACCCTGCGTAGTTTCTGCTATGAATTTTTACCTCCATTTCTCTACTTCACAACCACAGGAGTCTGAAGCTCCTGAAGGCAGTCTGATTCTCTCACTGTGCGGAAGTGTAAGGacatgaattaaaacaaaccacCATCTCCATAGATGACTTCAatattaaaaatcacattactCCACCTGCTGAGAGCAATATTACACCTCCCAAAACAAGGTAGCTGTTCTTAACCCAACAGAACCAATGCATTCATCCAGCAGCTGAGCGGGGGCACAGCAGGTGTGCCCTCCTTGCTCACCCAGTTCTCATTTTGCTCTCTCCAATAAATACCAGATCAACTGCaatgagcagagaaaacaagctgACCTACGAGTGTGCCCTGGTTGGAGAGGACAAGGTTGAGACCTTGGCTTATGAAGGATGACTGTGAGGATGTAAACCTGAGGAAAAGCACTTTGGTGTTTCTTATATGGCAGAAGTATGGGATAGGATCACCGCTTTTCCttgcatataaataaaaaagaaatgagtagatgaaaagaaagcatgacaAGGAATGGAGAAAAGCAGGCTTCAGTTATCTCATATGAGGTTTCTCAGCTTGAGCCTAAGGAGAACAGAGAGCAGGAGCACCctgagagcaggagctgcacacCACGTTGGTCGAAACAGAGATAAATGTGGCATTACTGGCTGCACCACAGGATactgagaaaaaagcaaaacgGAGAAGCTACAGCACTCAACATTGAACAACATGCAAGCTAAAATATTCAACAGAACCAACCAagttgaaaaatatattttattcctcCTGGACTAAAGTGATCAAACCGTACAAGTTCCCAATTACATGAAAATAGCTTCAGGTAACTTTTTAACTGAACCAGAACATTTGCTgtagctttaaaatattaaaaccaTCACAGACTGAAGTCCACTCTTTCATTTCAACAAGTGTACTTGCATGAAGTCCACACTGTTCACCTCTAAGGTTCCAGGAGCTTGGCTATATAAGAAAGTTGGCTATTACGATCATCAGGACTGAATATATCAGTTCTCCTACCACAAATAGTtctcataattaaaaaaaaaaaaaatcacttcataatttaaaatatatatcaataccactctgcttttctttcagctagAATGTTCCGACATTACTGGTTGACTTTGAATATCAACTTGATTTAGTGAAAAAAGCTTGCAAAAAATATATCAACTtcaaaatgtacagaaaaagaCCTTAAGAGAGCTGATGCTTCTGGATTACTTAATGTATTAGAAAGCAGAACAAGCTCGGAGTGAAGAACCCTATGTTACAAGTATTTGAACACCTACGCCACACTGTGCACACCTTTCGAGTGCAGTGGAGGGGTAACCTCAGAGTATTCTGAAAGCACATACAGAGGGATGCAGCTCTGTTTAACTTAAACTTGATCACGAAGGCGGGCCAGTCTCTGTGACAGCTCATCCTGCAAAGATGTAAAGCAAAGAAACCATCAGTAAAATGAACATCAATTCTTGGGAAGTGCACAATCTGAAGTACAAGCCCTAACAAGAAATTCTAAGCTATCTAGAGCAAACGTAGAACACTTTAGAACACTTTACACTCATCTTTTAAGGCTTTTCACAAgttaagtggggaaaaaaaacaaagcaaggccTGTGTGTCTGGTAAAGGAGATGGCCGGATTCATTACATTTGGAGCAGGTAGAAGAGTCATCAGTTTGAAACTCTACTAAATAATCATTCAAAAAGATTTGGGAACAACTAAACTTACTGCATACATTAAcagaaatctatttttaattactgtgcCTACAAGACTGCTTTAAtaacacattatttcttttgaattgCTAATAGCTAATTAGAATTTAGCAAGTTTGCTCTGGCTGAGTGAAGCATTAGTTCTCCTGCCACAGTTCTTTGGAGACATTGACATCTATTGAAACTAACTTACCTGCTCTGCTGAGGCAACACTTGTACCAACAGAACCTGTCTGCCCTTGAGGTAGTTCCATGTTCAGATCAAGACTATAGATAACAGAAAAgtacaaaaccagaacaaaagtCAGGCACAAGTGGCTAAAAGAAGAAGTAAAGAAGTGACAGATTGAGCAATACTGGAATAGCTTGAGCTGCCTAGCATCCAATAAACACTGTAGCTCTGCTCATTAGACAGTCCAATGAAGAAGCTGGTTTCACCACCAAGAAGGCAAGCCATACATTACAACCAGCATCAGGACAGAACAAGATTTCACTTTAACAGTATTATATCAGACACACCACAAATACAAGTGATGTAAAGACAGGAAGATCTACAACTAAGATATAAATAGTGATAGATGCACAgaggtgaaaggaaaaatatcgATTCTTGTCTGCTTCCAAGAGACACATTTGATTTGAAGCCCTGATACCTCACCTCTATGTCCACCTGGAAGGGTTGACGTTACCTACCCTGCTTCATCTGCCATTTCCTGTAGAAGCATATCCACTTGGTtctagagaaaagaaaacaagactgatTCAGTTGCACTGTTGTAGTTCATTCTTCTGTTCAGTCCTGcaagaacagattttaaaaaacacaacactgcTTTAACGTGGCACACCTTTAACAAAACACTGTTGTGCTTAACCACCAGGGGGCTCTGCATGAACTCAAAAACCAGCAGAGTTCGGACTATTTAAAGCCCATTCATTGAACTTCAGCATCTGAAAAAAAGCCACTTCTGAAGAATTACACTCATCTGTAAGCGACCAAAGTGACCACACAGCCCTGAATGCAGTACGTGCTATCAACTGCTGACTACAAATCattaaaacagtgctttgcACAATGTGAAGCAAAGCCCAACTCCAACAGATGTGGTATAAGGTTTGTTTACAAAGCACCATCTCCAATAAACATCAGACAAAACTTCTGATGAAGTTCAGCATTTTCTGGGCTACCATGAGCTGACAGGTGCCAGGAATGTTTAACTGCCTTCAGCTAAGAAGTTTACCAAGAGCTCATCAAAACGCTATTTATTCAATAGCAGGGTTAAAGACTtcaaaatataatataaaatcaGTCCTGCTAAAAGTGAGAAAGAGTAAAACGCAATTATATGACCCTCCGCACTAGTGGCTATAACTTTGAATTGCTCCCTTCATCATCAAGAAGCAGCAGGTGAAAATGCTCCAGGCGCCTcaaagcaggcaggaaggagCACATAACATTACCATGCAGTTACAACTAagtttttcatttagttttcttACTTGTGGTGTTGTTAGCGTTGTAGTGTTGCTCATTGTGTCCTCCATCTGCTGTGTCTGCACATCTAGTGTTTCAAACTGATGTTCAAATTTATCCATTAATGCAGATAtctataaaaatacaaatcaaatcACTGATCTGCAGATgacagaagagcagcacaacTCCAGCCAGTAAAACTTTCTACATATACCTCCAGTTTCTATTTACCTTTTCCAAGTTCATGCTCTTCAGAGTAGCATCCATGGATTTAACTACCCCTGCCATTGACTTTGTTAcctgaaatgaggaaaagaatctcttacaaggaagaaaaatgatgagTTTCTTACCAAGTCCTCTCATTCCTATCCAGTTTCTACAGTATCAAATAGTGGGGCATACATTACTGTCATCTAGAACATCGCTTTTTTACAGGTCCTACCATTGGAAATGTTATTCATTCACCAAAAGCTGAGATCTATATGATATTAACTTTTGAGGATCTCAAAACCTGTCAAACAATAGCAGATGTGTTTAGGTATACAGATCACAGGGCAGAACAAACTGTgcctgaacagcagcacagcaatgtaCCGTAAAAGATTACCCAAGCTAAAAAGACATCTGGAATCAGAAGTACTACAACATAACTGCATGTATTTGGGAAGGGATCTCCTTTGGAGCATGAATAACAGCAATTAATATGAGTTACAAGCTAAAATCATAGTAAAGAAATAATACTAAAGAGCAAATGTCAGCAGAATTCCTTTGCATTCTGTGTAGATGTTGTTCTGAGGGACGTGGCTCAGGGGAAGTACTGGTGATAAGTGGGCAattggactgaatgatcttagaggtcttttccaaccttggagATCCTATGACTCTATTCTACGACTCCAGTACCTGATTTATGAACAGATTCATCTGAAACCAACCTTTCAGCTCACTGGAGATGGAATTAAGTCACTCCCAAGAGAATCAAAGGGGGTTAATCCTTTCCAACGATGCATTAAAACAGACTTACCTTGCCCATTGTCACTGCAGTCTGAACTCTTGCTGCGACAGCATCTACCCTGGCACTCATACGCAGGAAATTAATGGCTTGGTTCTTCTGGCGGATGGCATTTTCTGCATGTATTCGTGCAACTTCCATATTCCCCTTCTGGATGGCCtgtttaagaaaaggaaaaaagaagcattttaacTTTACTGATCtttataaacattttccttaaggcctattttatttttatgaaagcACCAATTGGTCACAATGGTCATATTTTACTAAAGAATAAATTATAACTTAGAGAATAACAGTCCCTATCAAAACAGAATTAAGACTATTTTCTTAGCAGCCAAATGCCACAAGCTCTTCATGAAGCATGCACCCTTACACTCATTAATAAGTATGGGAAAACGTATAGTATATAATTTAAGTCACAAGCATTTATCAGTGTTATCAGCATGCATGCCAGGAAACAGTAACACATTCTGATACAAAATGTAATCAGACCTAAAGAGATTGTTTCATGTGTTTCAGACCCAGCACTCACCTtcttaatttttgctttctcagccttttcttctttgtcgCATCTTTTTGAGTTTCTGTTGAGTTCTTTTGCAGCAAACTTCAAATTAAACAggtgctctgcagcacaagtTAGGGGTCCATGAACAGGATCAGAGCTTACCCAGTACTATCCTGCTCTCCTGTTTAAGGTGCTACCAATCCTAGCACTGCACTACTGACATTAAAAACCCACTTTAAAATCATACAGACACTTATCATACTGGTCCTATTAGGCCATAAGAAAGCAGTTCAGATCCCAACTGGTTCCACGTAACAGCAAATTCAATTCAAACTGATACATAAAACAGAACAGGTATCACcccaagagaaagcaaagtctCACTGTGCTAGCTACTTTCACTCACACACCCTGAGCTCTCAAAGGAATGGAAGAGCACAGCAATAGAAGAGAAGCTCAGTGGCCTGTCTGGATCCTCCTCAGCACCTGctccccccccaaaaatatTATGGAACAACAGACCAATTTCCTGGATAACAGCAGCTGGCTCTGCTGACCACACCCAGGATAAAACAGAAAGTGGAGCTGCCATTTCCAGCCAAAGCATGATCTCAGGTTTAAAGAGCTCGTGAAGCCTTTCCATCTTTGTGTCATGTGAACAATTCTGTCACATGACTTGGCAATGAATATTTAAGTCTGccagagaaatgcttttgtctttttatttatttcaaattcttgCTTAAGCTGAAAGCTCCAATAAGAGAACAGAACAAGCCTTCACCATGAGTTATAGTCACATGCATTAAACTGCAGACAACATACCAAACAGGAAAATACCTTTAAGTCCATTCAAGTATATGATAGAGACCAGAATAACCAGGTAAAATATGAGATCACCTGCTTACGCTGACTGCACCAAGAAGGAGCATTTCAAATGGCTTATTTTTAAGCAACTCAGTTACTCATCAGGGCATTTACCTTTGGCACACTGATACCTCCATGGCTCTTCCTCCTATGACAGCACAGCCTTGCTCCTCCCTTGCAGCAGCACAACCCCACTGAAACCAAACTTCTACCACCAGTTGTGAGGTGACTCACAGTCACCTGCTCCAAGCTCCATCCATTCTCCCTACcacaacaaacagcagcacacttCAGCTACACTGCGACCTTTGTCATCTTTCAaggcttttctgcttctctgtatTACAATGACTACATACAGTCAGAAAGCTCAAGTTTGCCCATAAGGGTTCTCCTTGGTTGTACTTTCTTTCAGACACCAGGAAGCAGAGAACAGTTTGTGCAGTTGGCAACGGTCAGGGTTCAGGAAACAAACACCTGAGGAGCAACGTGTGATCAGTTCAGCAGCCATTGCCTGTTGCTTTGTGTGTACCAGCGTTTAGGACAACCTGcagtgccccacagcacagagaaaactggTTTTCTGCTTGAGACACGTAGGCCCTAATGAAACCAGTCAGGCCCTAACGAAACCAGTCAGACATGAGCTCAccatcaaaacaaaagcagtatttccCATTCTTCTTTTACAACCACCACAATCTCAGCTCTCACATTAACCCCAAACCTCTTCCTCCCGACAAGTCCTCACACAGCGCCCTCCCGCCCCGTCCATACCCGACCATCACAACGCCCGCTCCTGCCCTCACACCTCCCCCGCTCCGAGGCCTTCCCCAAGCAGGGTCCAAACGGGCACCAAAGCCTTCCGAGGGAACCGGCAGCCGCGGCGAGCACAGCCCGCCCacgcccccccaccccccagcgCTGCCTGTCGATCCGAGGATACTCTCCATGTTCGCCATGGCGGCCCCGCGGCGCTCCGGCCCGGCGCAGGGCAGGAAGGCTGACTGCCACTCCCGTTCCCTCTGCCGGTTCTGTGCCGACTCCCACTTCCGGTACTTCACTCTTCCGGTATTTCCACTTCCGGCATCTCCCTCTTCCGGTAGCCCCCACTTCCGCCTACTATGACAGAAGCGCGCATTCACACTTCCGGTCTCCGTGCGGTGCAGGGCTCTGTCAGACTCCGCTCCTTCAGCCAGCACCGCGGCGCGAGTCGGCCCCACCGCGGGGCTCGGGGCTCTGGGCCCGGCCTGGCTGCCTGCGGGCAGTGGGGTTAGGGCCCGGCCGTGGCCGTCAGCGTGAGACTGGGCCCAGAGGAGGGATGGGTGCCAAAAGGAGGATATGCAGGAGGCTCTGAGGAGCACTCAGTCTTACTTCTGGAGCATCATCTTTCCTGTATCAGGCAATGCAAGTcaggtgagaaaaagaaagcagcaaggcCGAGACTGGAacataaaaaatgtttattccttaaaaatacaATGTTCGCTTGTAGTGACACACATACTTTAAAAGGGTTTTCACGTTTCCAGTGTAGCAGTCTTTCAGTGTCAGGAGCAAGGTGAGCAGGTAGCTCCCCCCAGCATGGGCGGCCTGGTCCCAATAGAAAGGTTTGTTCCACTCATTTCTGCAGCCTGCACCAGAATAAGCTACATGCAGGTCCCTCACTCGCTTCTACACCTCCAGGAGGTATCCACGACCAAAGCTCTGTCTGATGACAGCGTGGATTCTTTTTGATTGTTAAAGCATTTAACAGTCTGTCTTACTAATCTTCTGCAGAGGGCTGAGTGTCGTGATGAGAACACAAAGAACAGCCCTTGGGAAggtgcagcctgtgctgcttcaCGTTTTGTGAAGATCAGTCTCAAAGACAAAGCGGGTGGAGAAATTGGATGGTCAACAATTAGTAAAAATACAGGTCTGATGCCTTTTGCTCCTCCCAGATCAGTAGAAAATTAAATACCCCTCCCACAAAAAGTTGGATGACAGACTGATTTTGCAGTGCACACCCCAGAGGTACTGCTATAATCACACTCCTGGTGACACCGCCTTCAGTTAAAGCTTAACAGTTAAACCTTCAGTAGAGAAAAGAGCGTGAAAAAGAACTGATTGTTAGGCTCAGAGAGACACTGAGCTAATTAAATCTTCTGCTTAAACATATTTAACTTTTTATCATATAAATGTCTAAAAAAAgaccttctttttcctttaggTGATTATAGAAACCAGacagttattttttcatatttaactCAGTGGACAGTCTACGTGTTTCTATCCATAAAAAGATGGTACAATGATAAGGAGAGATTTGGGCACACGAAACAGATACAACATTGGCAAAACACTTAGTCTACATGCCGTGCTTAAAAATATCAGACATGAACTTTGTACACAAAAATGTATCAAACAGCACTTTGCTTGTTAACAAAATAACTCAAAGAAGCTCCAGCACCTGAAGTTCCTCCTAGTGCTAAAAATTTCACTTACATTATTATCCCATGCGTGCAAGATAATCATCATAAACAGAGGTAAGAGGCATCCCAAGTTTTCTTGACACACACATCCTGCTGTCGCTTTCAGTGTTAAGTCGGTTCAGCTCGAGTTCAAGTCATTTTCAAGCCATCAAAGCCACaaaacttccattttttctctAAACTGGCTCCAACCCCACTCAGCTCCTGTTTGAACGTAGTTTGTAGTCGGGTCATGAGAACTTCCACTTCTGTGGTGCAAAtctgtgaaaagaaaaggaaaatttcacTAAAGAACAAGACACTTTTGGTTACAGAAGCCCTCTAAGGACTGGATATGTTCAAACTCAAACACGTTTCATTGGTGTTTAATTGGGAAATGAAGATATTAGTACACCTACTTTGCTGTCCAGGCGCTGCAGGTAGGAACAAATGTACTCTATGCTTGCTCCAAACGGGTGCACATGAAGAAACGTTGAAATTATTCCTGGGGAAAGGAACGTCACAAATGTCATTTCATGAGAATTATCAGCTGAGAACACCAGCTCTCTGCCATTGCTGGCACTGCACACAGAGATCTTATTTGgcatttttggttttaaatacaGTGAAGTCTGGCCTGTGGGCTGTTAAATAGACAACAGCTAACTGACACAGCTGGCTAACACTTAAAAGTATCACCTCTCACTCCCTGCCAAGCAATGGTAATGTGCTCACGACAAACCTCACCAAGATTCAGCAAGGGGCTATCATAAATGTGGGGATACAAAGCTAAAGTAGAGGGAAAGCAGAACTCTGCTCCAGCTGTACCAGGTCAAGGAGCAGGAAAAGACAGGTAAATGGGGAGAGCAGCACAGGTATGTGCGTCCTTGGTTGCAGAACTCGCACCTCTATAGGAATAAttcaagaaacaaaaggcaGTCACTAGCAGCTGTGAGGCCACTCTGAAGTAAATCCCACCATTTTGGGTCTCTAACATCATCTCTAATCAAAAGGCCTTACCAACTAAGAGAGCTTCTCGTTCTGATTTCACAGGGCTATTGCTCAGTGTCTTCTCAACTGGACATTCCTTCTCCTGGCTGCATGCACAAACTCTGGGCATACTGCtctcctgcagaaaaaaatacacagggCCTGTTCCACACCAACAGCACGGGAGGCATACTTATACATCAAGCAGCAGCTTGGTGAGACTTGGCTTTgtattcttgttttcctgtttctatgAGACATCatcttgctttatttatctatctatatattGCAAAAGGCATCCAACACTCCAGAGTGACGTTCACATTGCTATTAGAAACTGCATGTCTGATTTACCAAACTAGGACTACAGgtaatgataaataaaataccACAACAGGCAATTTTATCATCCCTTGGGTCACTTACATGACATCTGCTCTGGAAgatcctttaaaaaacaaaaactagaCTAGATAGAAAGTTTTGCAGCAACTAATTCAGATGCACATACAGTGGCAGCATGATTAAGCTGCCTGCAGAGGCTTTGAGATCAGAACTCTCCTTGGCTTGAATTTGCAGTATtgaattaaaacataaattgctttatttattatcCTCAAAATAAGCTGCTATGGATAACTTCGAGTTTTTAACTTGTAAATATATAGGCAGACCATCATGTACCACGTTTGTACACTTTACAGCAAGCAGTTGCTCATTTTACAATGAGATGTCACTACTGCCCTCAATAAAATACTGACTAAAGCAGCAGAAGACTTTACTTACATTCCCTTGGCCATCAGTAACATCTCTCTCTTTGTCCTCTTCATTTGCTACGCTTTGCTATATATagtttaagaaaaggaaagatggcTGATGTTAAtgtcttatttttgttcttttatatcCATCAAAGTTCCCATGCTGGAGATTACTGGTATTCAAACTATTTCAATTACTATAAAGCTAAGTATTTatcaccttcccttccctagACCAAGGCACAAAGTGGTGGGGTTAATGGCACAAAGTCAGGGAAGGACCTTGCACTTGCCTCTACAGCCCTCTCTGAGAGGTGTTTCATAGTATTTCTCACCTAACCTATAGGTAGATGTATAGTTGAGTCTGCTGCAGAGGAGAGGACCATGCAAGCCCGCAAACAAAATACAGCCTTTTATCTGTTCTAGTTGCTTTTGATGTTTGTCTCACTGTTATATGAAGTAATCAGTAAGTTCATTGATAATATGCAACCTCCAATTAATCAAGCGATTTTTTCCTAGCTTTCTACTACTGCACCCCAGCAAGGGCTAGGCATCTTCTACACCCTCTCCTTCCTTGCACATGCTAAAGGCCATGAAGTATAAGAACTGTGTTTACTACTGAAGAATAAGAAAGGATCCAGAAGTCACATACCTGCTCCTTAAGGGTTTCTAATAACGTTTCTATTTTTAGTTTgtcttctttcactttttctagctcagcttctttctttttgtattcaTCTTGAACTTTCAAAAGATGCTGGAAGAGAAAAGTTAAACAGTTCACAGCTCTTTCAGCACAGTTACTTATCCTGGCAGTGGCATATAGAGAAACTTTAACTCCCTGACATctgcaaaaaggaaaatcttttgtCTGTCAATTCCTGCCATTTCCTTACACACAAATAGCTGAAGGTGATTAGAGAAGGCTTCTCCAGCCAGCTCTGTTGTTACAAACAGTAATGCAATTCGTTCCTACCTCAGGCTCCTTCAGTGAGCAACCACAGCCTCCACAGCATGTCTGCAGATTCTCATTTTAATGAAGTGCTTAGCTGAACTATTGTATACTCACTATACTTTGGCTATCAGTATGGCTTAATACAAGAGGGGATACTGTTAAGATTTACTGTTAAGATTTAAGATTTACCTAAACTCTTGATATTTGGCCTAAGGAAATCACAAAGAGTAGTACATGATCTACAAATTTACATGAGAATGAACTTCAGTAAACTTCAGAAAAGGCTGCAAAGCAAGCTTGGGTTTTCCCACCTTTTTGCTCATGGTAGCAATCAGGATCTCATGGGGTTTCAAGGGAAGGTAAGCACACTCACTATTTCAGCAGTCACAGCCAACATCACACAAGAAATTCATAAAGCATGATAAACAGAACGCCTTTGTGCCTGTGCTCTGCACCACAGCCCAGTTGCCTTTGTAGCAAGGCAACACAGCTGGATTGAAGCCAGGCTCACCTGTTGCATtccctgcagagcctgctggagaagtttcagctgctgctctttggtTGTGTCTTCATCCCTGCTCGCTTTGCCATGTTCCTGCTTTAGGAGTTCTACTTCATTCCGGTAGGCATCCAGCTGCCAGCGCagactgtcattttcttctttcagggCTTCCACCTGAGACACtagtgctggaaaaaaaggcatgtaGCGATCAAAAATCAGAGCTGGGGATGAGCTGGctctcacagcacacagagcacactgacAGCTCTGCGGCTCCCAAGTCCCGGTTACAAATCCAGACTACTAAAGAGAGTTACTTCTTACCAGCCTCTAGAAAAATACACTGCTCTGGACAAAAAACATCTCCTTAGGaggaaaagcagtatttaaattggaggggaaaaaaaaaaaaaaaaaaagagagaaaaggcaaaagaatgTGTCGGAGTAAAATGATGATGTAGACAAGAAAGTAGGTTTCCCAATGAGAAAAGCTGAAAGACTCTGGACAGGCTCCACTGCCACCCTCAGCCAGGAGATTATCCCCATCAAGCCACGGGATGAAACACCTCCATTAGCCTGGTGTTGATAAATTTAGGAATGGAGTTAATGACATTATTACTACAAAGACAGCTTCAGCAGGT
This region of Coturnix japonica isolate 7356 chromosome 4, Coturnix japonica 2.1, whole genome shotgun sequence genomic DNA includes:
- the CHMP1B gene encoding charged multivesicular body protein 1b, which produces MANMEKHLFNLKFAAKELNRNSKRCDKEEKAEKAKIKKAIQKGNMEVARIHAENAIRQKNQAINFLRMSARVDAVAARVQTAVTMGKVTKSMAGVVKSMDATLKSMNLEKISALMDKFEHQFETLDVQTQQMEDTMSNTTTLTTPQNQVDMLLQEMADEAGLDLNMELPQGQTGSVGTSVASAEQDELSQRLARLRDQV